The genomic region TAGGGAAGGACTTCATACCTATATATTCttagaaggtgttttaagaatGAAACACTGGAGAAGAGTCATAAACTTGGATGGAAAATTTGGTGGGTAATTTCGTTACGttattgaaataaatgtgaCTTTATTTTGGAGGGTTAACTTGATTATTGAAATACCTCTCACAGGAAAGCAGTATTAGGGGTAATAAAATTTCTTCATCCTAGCAAATGTCAGAACCATACTTGGAACCAATCCAGCCATTTTCAGATTAGAAATTTGATGATAAttaagtgttgggtttttttaacagtgaaacAAGAGGGAATGGTTTCTCCATCTTCTTGCTATTCTAAAATTTAAGACTGGTGTGATATACTGGAAAACAAGCTTTAGCTAAGAACAAATTATTTAGTTTGTTGTAGGCATAAAACAGTGATTTGTGAAAATGTAAGGGCATTGGACTAGATAAATTAATAGTCCCATTTGCCCTGAATTTATTGAAACTAACTTCCCTGTGTTCATAAATTCAACATGGATAGTTTAAAGCCAGACATTCACAATTCCTAGAGTGGCTTAATCCGACCTTTTCTCTGTATGATTTCCTCTATCAGGAAGTACCTTGCACaagactgcagctctgcttaGTCAAACATCATCCCAGTTAACATTAGTTATGTGTGGTGGCTAAAAGCCAGCAAACCTTACTTATTAAATTGAATTATAGgagttatttctgaaataacttttctgaGAAGTTTGTGCAGTCACCGGAAGGTCACTTCTGAAATATACATCCATCTTAAAACTGTCTTAAGTAGCTTTTTTGTGATGAGACAATTGGCTACAGTGAATCTATTATTTAACAGAaagcttaaggaaaaaaactgattATATAATTGAGAGAGATCTACATAAGGTTgtctaaattaattttccactATAAAGGCTGCATCTGGACCCTTTCATCACACCCTTTCCCTGAGGTGGATTTCAACAGagatttgttttgggtttttttcttattgttggtttgggttttggtttttttttttttgttttgtttttttttaaatctctctctaGCTATACAAGAATGTGTTTCACTGTGGGATATGTCAGGTTTTCAGGCATGGTTTTAGGGAAGAAATGCAGATAATGAGTTATTCTTGGATGTGATTAGAAATACATCAGCAAGTGATGCCTTTTAGCACTGATTTTAGACTCGTGTTTGGTGTAAAATCAAAGTATGTTACAAGGGCATTATAGAAGAGTTGGATATCTAGATCACATAATGGATTCATTCAGTTAAGATAAATTTGCAGGATAGCCAAAAAGTCTGTAAATAcatccttaaaaatgaaaactttaagaattagaaaatgaagaatCTAGTTGATAAAGATaaggaggctgaggagaaaTAGATCTTGCACGTATGGGGGGCGGCCTTTAAATTTAAGGTACCAAAAGTAGTTAGAAGCATATTTTTGTCAAgcgggaaaaaaaaatattgggaaGCGTTTCAAACCCAAGATAAACAGTTCTTTCAAGAACATAGAAACTAAGCAACCAGGTAACACAGATCTACAAAGGGTTGCCTTAGAActtagaaaatgtaaatgtcaAGTGGAGTTGCTGGAGGAGCCAAATTGCAGTAAACCGTGCAAAAAGACTTTATCTGTCAGGGTTCTTCAGCCATGAAAGTGCAGAATGAGCAGGGGATCAGTAAGTTACACAAGGAATGAAAGGGCATtgtgcagggggaaaaaaaggcctgATGTTAAGGATAATGCAAGTGTGTCACCAAAACTAAATTGAATACTTGCCTCAGTTTTCAGCAGGATAACGTTGAACGTGGAGTAAATTATCAGGGTGGTTCATGAGCACTGAGGTTTTTGGAAGGAAGATAACAGACTCCTGGGAGCTGAGGGCTGAATAATATGGCTTCATATCTTCtgatatgaaaataatttgtagcTAAACTCCTGGTAGATCCTGTGCTAAATACATGTTGATTGCTTtcttgtaggtttttttcattaaaggtGTAATGCTCTTAAGTGATGtgctaaatttaaaatgctcttAGATTTTTGTCTCTAACGTTTTCCAAAAATTTGAAGAGGATTGCatgaaatattcaaaaaaaGATAGAAGGGTAGTCAGCGGTAGGATGTCATAATGttaccaaataaataaaatacttctatttGCAATagagtatcttttaaaaataatttgatggTGCAGTCCTCTACAGAATTGATTTAAGAGTGGCATCTAAATTTATAATCCTGTTAGCCACAGTTTTATTTGTGTGCTCTCACCTTACCTGCTTTTACTCTTTTAGATACTAAACCTTACTCAGGCattaaaggatgaaaaaagtCCCATTCAGCTTGTTCAGATGCCACGTGTGATTGTGGAGCGAAGTAGCACTGGAAGTCAGGGCCGAATTGTTCATCTGAGTAATGCGTTCACGCAGACCTTTCATAGCAGgaagcctttcttttcctcctggtAGCAACAAAAATACATGGGAATTGTAAGTTTCTCTTAACTTTAGGAAGCTACTTCTGTGTAAAAGCTCTGCAATAACGTACTTCTGCTGTATACCAAGAGGTCTGACTGCCGACACCTCAGAACTTAAATTCTAAAGacttaagaaatgtattttgaatgtaATAAAAGTTTACAATTTTTGTGTCAAAATTGTGAAATCTTTTGTCAGGGAATGAGAAGAACTTGtccatactgtatttttataggCTAAATTAATGTATTCTGAATAAGGGAAGATACACAGTTTGCATATGCTGAGAAACTACTTTTGAATACAACAagaattctttttgtttcatataaATGTGAGAACCTATACACtatcaatttctttttatatggtcttttaaaaaaaaaaaagtgcagaatGTTATCTTTGAttgtgaaaatgcttttctttggaaTTTCTTCCTGATATTTTAAGCTGTTCATAGATTTTTGTAGGCTAGTTACTTGAAAAgtcatacacacaaaaaaaaaaaaaaaaaaaatcaatctgtCCTTGACAAACAagtgaaagaaagggagaagggaaaaaatgctccatgtaggtttttttgcatgtgGGGACCAAAATAGTTAAATAGCTGAATTACAGCAAAATTCAACCTGAGTAAGTACACACAGTTCCTACTGTGACAAAATAAACTGAGTGTACGTTTCAGAGGTTGAAATTTCACCTGTGGCTTTTAGAACTTGTGTATTTAAGCACATGTATGGAAAATTGTgatatttctttatatattcaTCACAGCGAAAGAATTGCACCATGTTGTAACACGTTTGTTTTGCCATATGGGTATAAATGTGTTCATCAGTAGTCACCAAAGTGGGTCTCTACTGTTAACAACAGAAGCACTAACGTGTTCATCACAAAGCCAGTCTGCCTTCTAAATTTCTATCTAAACACGCTTATTTTTTttgcccagggaagggggggaaagagTAATACAGAGAGCACAGAGACTTACTATTGTGCCCTTAGCCGTGTCATGCTCATCTGCCCATTGCCATTTGCATTTATGTTTAAGTTACATGGTTTAAGACATGATGGTCATGTTTCTAGGTCTGTGGCTTATGTAacatggtaaatatttttattttattaattttctggaCAGTTAAGACCAGGAACGGGAGAGAAACTGCTGCTGTTAGGAAACCTTCAGTATTTCAGACATTGCTGGATTTTGTAATTCTAAGCAATACTGTTGAactcaaaaataataaaatgcttgtattttatataatttggAGTGGATGTAAATATTAATGTAGCATGTCAGCAATTCACGTGACTAACTGGAACGTTTAAGCCTTAAATGTAAAACTCACAGTGCGGTGGAGTTCAAACTACGATTGAAATGACCACCTTTATAAACTTCCCCTCATTTAGTTTTTATCTAGACAGTTTATTAAACAATTAAAGATGGTGTTTATGTGCCGGACATGcctactgaagaaaataaatgtcacaGTCTCAAAGGCACGGGTCCTGGGCTCCGCTGTGTTATTTGCCGTGCAGGAAGCAGACCCGAATTCTGGTTCATTTCGTCCGTGCTACTAACGGGAGTTTTCTCCCCGGGCGGTGGGGCCGCCGCACCGCTGGGGGGCGCCGTAGCGCCGCCTGCTCCGCTCCTGCCTTAcctattggggggggggagggggggccgAGGGCTGCCGGGAAGGAGGCGGTAACATGGCGGCTAGCGGGGAGGGGGACCCGGAGGGCTTGTGCGGTGCGGAgcggccgggggcgggcgggctggCCCTGCTCGGCCTGGCGCCCAGCGCTCCCAGCTGTCCGCACGGTGAGCCGGGCGGCGAGGAGGCTGCTCGGGCGGGGTGTGGGCGCGGGCCCCGCCGAGGGGAGGAGTGAGGCCGGCCGGGGGCTCTGACGGGCCTGACTGAGGTGGCCGCCGTTCCCGGGGGGATGGGGGTTTGATACCTGCCTGAGCGTCTCTGGCGCTCGTCTGCAGCTGCTCTCTCGGCTCCCCTGCGAGGGGTTGTGCTTTACAGCGGCCTTTGGTAATGCGTTATTCTGGAAGCGTGAGACTTGCAGTGGGAGGCATTAAAACAGATCTGTTGGTGTCCCGTGTGTCATCGTGTAATTACGTTTGTCGTTTAGGCCCTGCTCTCCTGTTTGTAAAGACCAGccaaggaaaagaggaaggaagaagattTTATGCATGTTCAGCTTGTAGGGATAGAAAAGATTGTAACTTTTTCCAGTGGGAAGATGAGAAGGTAAGAGAGCGCTGCTTAAGACTATGGTAAATATTGGcgatttttttctctatttaacagaaaatggtgggggggggagagtaTATTTTGTTCTGGAAATGCGTGGCAATTGCTGTTTTGTAAGCTTTGTCTAATAGTTTGTATTTAGCAGAGCTCTTGTTTCTCTCAGGAGAACATCTTGCAAGTATAACTTTCAAGGAAGGCTGTGTACATTTTGAGCAAAGCTGGCATTTGTTTCTGTATTGCCAAAACACTTAGGTATTTGAGTTACGAAGTTTGCGAATACTATGCAATGTTGAATAAAATAGGACAGTTCTGGTCCCAAGATGTTCTCATCTTCCATGGTTAAGACAGAGAAAATCTGGTGGATACAGGCAAACAATGGGATATACAAAATAGTGAGATGGTGGGGATCAGCATGATGCTCAGTAGTCTCAGAATATCTGCAGCAGTTCCTCTTTGTCTAAAGAACTTTGGTTAGATAATTGTAGGGTAACAAAATTGGGATTGATATGTATTCATGGAGACCTTGCTGCAGTTTTTGTCCACTAcgttttgtgttgctttttctgtttcctaaatGAGTATCTTGTGTTGCGGTCATTGTTCTCAGAGGGTTGGCAGGCTGAAATTTAATTCCATTCATAAGCGGTTCATTGCTGGGCTGGTTACTACTGAAAAgttgcataaagaaaaaatgaggtGGTTAAGCACTTGGTTGGGTAGATATACGTGGTATTCCtagtgaaatttcattttaaatttcacttgTGTCATGGTGTCTTTTGTTCTATTGAACTTTACTGTTTCCCCCTTTAAACGAATCAGTTCCATAAGTTTTGCGCAAGTGTCTTGAAACTCTATTGACTGTGAAACTCTAAGTATGTTTTGTGGGAACAAAGTAGAAGACTCAGAGAAGagcatgttattttaaaataatcacacACAAAAGACTTGGGCAACATTTCTACTGTCATCAGTTGTTCAGGATCAAATCATAGTTCTTCAGAGGCGATGCAACTGCTGGCATACATTAATGGAAAGTATACCTCTTTCCATCTTCATCATAATCATGTTTTGAGTTTTTCTCTGAGTATGACGTGTAGTAGAAGAATGAaattcttctatttatttttttgcacagtTTAAATTCACGAGAGACTCTTGTTGTTTTGCAGCATGCTTCTGTGCTGCAGTCATGCTTGTTCTTAAGCAGCAATCCAAAGAATGTGATAATTTTTCTGCGCAGAGTAACTAAAGCGTAAGACCTTTGATGCAccctttttgtttaatattgaGATTTAATGTACAATACAGAGTGAtatctgtttgttttgtaactttttatatacataaatttTACAGGTATCGGAAACTAGGCTTGCGGCACGTGAAGAATATAATAGAAATCATCAGCCACCTTTTACACACAGGCAGAATGTGGAAAGGTattgttaaatatattttcttcactaAAAACCAAGTAATATAAGTTTAGGTTCTCTGAATGTAGAGGTAATATCTCAGGATTCTTTAAAATACGAAAACATACCAGAGGGATTTGGAAGAATAAGAACTTGTTGACTGCAATGGGAAAATAGCATGAAACATCTAATTAGAGCATGGTATTTTCAACCCAggaactgttttggttttttttttttctgtgtgtgtatagtTCTTGCATTAGTGCTCATTATGTGCTAACAAGAGGTCAGTACTAGTTTCAGTTCAAACAATTATTCCTGACTTCAATGTGCAAAAGTAACAGGCTTAACAttgtgaaaagaagcaaaggtaATACAGCAACAAATAATGTCTAAGTTTTCTGTATAAACATACAGGACTGCTTGCTGGTAGTGAATATGGAGTTTTGACTCTGTAATCCAGTTATTTTACGGGGAATCTCAGTATATTTGGCCAGCGTATTATATGCTTTTCAAAGTGtcctttgaatattttttcatcagtaTTCATTCACATGTATATAATGGAGTTTTGCAAGAGCAATTTAAACTACATTGCTTGTTTAAAGGCCTGAActcttaaaaaatatgaaacccCTTCATAGTTCCCCTTCATATATTTTATAGAGGCTTTTTCAAAGTTTGTTCCCTATTGTCTTTTGTATTTAAAGGTACAAGAATTTTGTTCTGTTGCCATTATCGAAGAGGAGGTTTTGCCAGGAATGCCAGCAATTGCTATTTCCAGCTGAATGGGAAAAACACTTGGATCACCAGTTCCTGTGTAATATCTCCACTGCCCAGTTAAAAAGTCCCAGTCAACTTCTGTATCCActggagaataaaaaaacaaatgcacagTATTTATTTGCAGACAGAAGTTGCCAGTTCCTACTGGATCTTATTATTGATTTAGGATTCAGACGAGTGCTCTCTGTTGGAACACCCAGGTACATCAGTGAGAATTGTTACACTTTCAAATAATATATCTCTCAACACTGTGCAGCTTACTAATATATAAATAATCAAGGATCCTCCCATAATAAGAGGTTCACCACGCTTTAGTTGGTTGGGATTATCCAAGCATCTGGTGGGGTCTTTGAGCTCGTAAGGTACGGGAGAAGACTGTAGCTAAACTGACAataacacacatacacactttaAATGCCCTGCTTTGTTTCTTACAGAAGTGACAATGAGTTTCTTTGcttatgtttgggtttttttgttcatggTGATCCAGTAGGCTCCACTGACTTTTCATCTTTTAAGACTAACATATTTTTCTAACTTTGAATATTAGCTAAGTGGAATCATCCAAATTCAGATTACTCTATTTTCTCTATCTGTTTGGTTTTAGGTTTAGTAAAGTACGAGGCATTCTTGTCTTGCAAGATTATTTCTGAAGCCAATGATTATGTGTTAAATTTCTTTGCTCCAATTATACTTCAGGCTTCATGAAATGATCCAGTCAAAAGCATCACAAGGAGAAGATTTCAGGGTTAGAAGCCTTCTGCTAGATATTGATTTCAGGTAGGTTTTGACAAATGTTTATCTGTCTGAAGAGTATGTACAAAGATTTGTGTTCTTATtgctttaaaagataaattggtggttgttttccctttcctgtctCTGCATCTCTGTTCCTGCACACATACACAAGTGACATCCAGTTTATGAGAAAAGTAATTATACTTAATAATTCTCAGTATTGGTATGTGTTGTCAGTAATCGTAACCCAAAgatgttgtttttcttaaggTCTTGTTTTCACTGTAAATGCCCCTTAGGGCAGGCAAGAagttgtttatatttttctaccACTATTAAAACTTGTTTTACAGGTATTCACAGTTTTACACAGAGGATGAATTCTGCCACTACAACATgtttaatcattatttttttggtgGAGAGGTAAGGCCAAATATTTCTTGAGTACTTTGTAAGGAAGTACATGTTGTTGATGCAGAATTTTGTAAGAAAGTCATGGCTAGTCTAGTAGAAAACAACTATCGTGAGACAAAAACGGTCAACAGTACTGGAAATCAAAGAGTAACAGTGCCTCTTCAGGAATTCTCTCCCCACTTGATTCAAAGATAAAGTTGCCTATTAAATTTATGCTAACTAATGTTACTTACACACAttaactgctgcttttattaaaatgacagCTTGGTGTGAGTTGTTGCGTTATGTAAGTATTCATTAGCCCTCTTCCTGTGTTGTTACAACAGAATTAATTGTTTTATTCCCAGCCTTTAGAGACCCAGTAGATGCCATGGGACTTGTTCACTGTTACTTGAGGTGGGAAGGAAGaggctgtttttctgctttgttccaGGCAATCAAGGTCAAAAGGTTAACCTTGTCATAAAATGAGGTTGAATTAGTGtaattgttaaagaaaatgctgattttcgTTTTAAATGTCACATTGAGTGCTTAATTTTGAGTTTATTAGGTAACCTGCAGCTGTAGTTGGACATTTATTGTAGCTTTGTACAGAGAATCACAGTGTAATTCAATTTCA from Aquila chrysaetos chrysaetos chromosome 1, bAquChr1.4, whole genome shotgun sequence harbors:
- the ZCCHC4 gene encoding rRNA N6-adenosine-methyltransferase ZCCHC4 isoform X2, producing MAASGEGDPEGLCGAERPGAGGLALLGLAPSAPSCPHGPALLFVKTSQGKEEGRRFYACSACRDRKDCNFFQWEDEKVSETRLAAREEYNRNHQPPFTHRQNVERYKNFVLLPLSKRRFCQECQQLLFPAEWEKHLDHQFLCNISTAQLKSPSQLLYPLENKKTNAQYLFADRSCQFLLDLIIDLGFRRVLSVGTPRLHEMIQSKASQGEDFRVRSLLLDIDFRYSQFYTEDEFCHYNMFNHYFFGGEAAREACRKFLHQDNGGRVILVTDPPFGGLVGALAASFKKLMAMWKETGKEDHNNQEMPMFWIFPYFFESRILEFFPSFSMMDYQVDYDNHALYKHGKTGRRQSPVRIFTNLTPSMIVLPVEEGYRFCAICQRYVSSGNQHCEICNSCTSKLGFTVIIATAVLFKTTLVRRLMLAVLFVARQVTSAVPVPVSPAPEQLAKLMKSKSRKL